The region CGAAAGAACTCATAAGACCTAGCAGTATCCCATGAAAGGGTCTTTGAGAGGcagaaggagtggaagaggaaATGTCAGAGGCCCAGCAGCAGTAATAGCCAgctctctgtctgcatgtctctctgtctgcatgtGACTCACAGCCTTGTCCAGGAACAGAGCATCTCCAGTCAGATGGTAAGTGCTCAGCAAGCCGCCCAGGATACGGATGGTGCTCTCAAAAAGGTTCACATCAACGTTCTTATTGAAGGAGAGCTCCGTTGACACCCAGGTCTTAGCCTCCTCAAACTCTGTCCAAAAGAGACCAACCACAACTTTAGTGGTCTAACTCCATGTAAACTCTATGATATAGCAGATACAAAGAAAAGTTGGATCATGAATATAAGTAGCGTTTTCCCTATATGCATTCAGCAGTGGCGCTGCTAAATTGTGGCCGCCAAATTAAATAAACAATTTATATAATAATATACGGTATATaattataatgtaatataataatatatgatttatataataataatatactgtatatatattttctttgggGGGGAAGGGGTAATTTTAGGGGCGGGCAAAAAAAAAATCGGTGTCAACTTAAAAcgactaaaaccagatataaagtatgttGAAAAGATAATGGAGATACATATCTTTGATCACATTTCTCTctgctccatggcaaaatgtgtagaattgcaggaaattagctttaaaaacaTCCAACTTTGCCATCGCTGCTGTAAAaaaatcctaggggaaacactgaagtACCTTCTCTGAGGTTGAGGATCCACATGGTGTCCAGGGCATCAATCAGGGTCAAGCCCAGGCCAAACCACTCTCCATAAGACTTAGAGATGGGCCTCAGCTCATCTTGGCCCCAGGCAAACTCTTTGTATCCCTTCCACGCATGTCTGAAAGCATCTCGTACTGCCTCAAGCCTATCGAATTCTGAAACACACACGCCAAGATAATTAACTACCATCTAAAGAATTATAAATGAATTACTTCTATTTCAAATAACTAAATCTCTTTCAGACCATGCACATTTCCTCTCAAAGCGCTAGTTGCCCTCTATCAAACTCAACTCGTTCTTAATAAACAACTGTTGTTAATGGTCATGAAGGGTGGGCTATGGAgggtttgcacacacacacacaagtggcaGAGACATGGTACAGACCTGGCTCGTGTGAATGGTCCTCTTGCTCAACCGCTGGGACAGCCACCTTGTTCTCTGCTTCCTTGGCAGTTCCTCCTTCAGTGGCTTGGTCAGCCTCAATCAAGGCCCCACGCCTATTAAACACACATAGGTGTCGGTCAAGATGAGAAGACCAGAAAACATGTTTATATGTTTGGAACAGAGTTTTAGTTTCTAGTCAGAGTACTCCTCACCATCGCTTCCCTAACCCATGCATGCAATAAAGGCTTATGTATCAGAGATAAATGGACTTCCATTATCCATTAGTCATCTCCTCTGATTAGAGACTAGTCTTACTTAACAAGTGgcttctctccctttcctttgTCAGCTTTCTTTGCTTCTTGAATCGGATTCTCCTCCACCTGGATATCTGACCCGGTGCCTTTCTTTTGCAGACGGTTCTGCAGGCCGGGTGGCCCCCGCTTGTGGGGTGCCCTCTTCTGCTTCTGAAGGACAAGACATGTTAAGGGAAGTGATTCACTTCAAAAACACTGAATGTACTGAATgtatcactaaccctaaccctttctcACAGCCAAAGGCTAGCTTTAGTATTAGAGGAGTGGAATGTACCAACCTCTGAAGGTGGCTCTGGTACTAGTGGTTGGTTCTGTTTATCCGACTCAGGTAGGACCTCAGGGATGGCCAGTTTCAGAACATGGCCCTCATCCTCCTTCACAACAACAGTAAGGCCTGGGGAGGTACATAGGGGAGGATGTTCAGTCTCTGGTGCCTCAAAAACAGAGTCCCCACCACCataaaaattagatttttttgctGGCCTTACCTCTGAAGTGTTCTGTGACAGTGGGGTAAGTGGCAATCCCACAAACTAACATGAGAGCCACGCTGAAGAGGATGAGGTTGCGCTGCAATCTGGATAACTGTTTCCATTTCTGTGGAGAAATGGGTACAAATTGGAGGAGATAGAAAATTACAAAGCAGTAAGCAGAGTAAATAACACCAAAACTCAGCTACAATTGATTGCACCAGCTTGTCTGTCAGGAGAGAGTCACACGAAGAAAGAAATCCAGAAGAACCACTGAATGTCACACACAGTGCAACATGTCTGATCAACTGTCAGTACCATGCTGCTACGTACTATACAGAGGCACTGCATTGTCATATTCTTCGGATAAACATCACCATCCTGGTGTCATATCTCCACAGATTGACAGTGACAGGTCTGAACTAGTCATTTTCTGTTGGAGTGACAATCACATGATATTATGGATATGATGATAATTGTGTCTCGGGGCATTTTTTCATTCAAGTTAGTAAACCATTAAAAATGTCATGCTATATTTGCAGTATAAAACATTCAGTGGGATATATAGTATAGCCTATCAATCAACTGCAAAGCATACATAGTAAGTCATCAGACCAGAGTTTGTGATTAAGATATGTAGGTTGGTTGACTTCCTTCAGCACTCACTCACCCTCCAGCAGGACTGTCTTCTCCACTGTTTGCTGTTATAGTTGCCACTTCCAGTGAAGGTTAAAGACACAAATTCCTTCCTTGATGGTGAGTGCATGTCTCCAGCCTACCCCACAGTGAAGTCATAGACTCTATGCTAGAGGAGGAAAGTAGGCTGCAAATGAGAAATGACAGCAGAGGCAACACAACCTCCCTTCTCTAATTATACAAACTCAACTGTAGAGAGATGTACTTTATTAGACCAAATGACTTTCAATATTGAGGACACATAAATAGGACTAAATGTTTGTAGGATATAGCATACAATTATGATTTTGCTTCAATTGACAAATAAAGCATAATATCTGAAAACAAAGCAATGCAGTTTCATTTACAAACCTTTTATTGATAATAATGACATGTTTGAAAATATTCCTGTCAATCACAGCCAATTATTGTTAGTGAGTACTTGACTagtcctgtgtagctcagttggtagagcatggcacttgtaatgtcagggtagtgggttcgatttccgggaccacccatacataAAATGTAGACACACATCGCTTtggtaagtcgctttggataaaagtgtcggctaaatggcatatattattgttATATTTACATTATTGTCACCGTCTTTCCTTATTTACAGCCTGCCAATTGACCTAACTATTGAAAATATTGCTTACATTTGTTCCCAAACAGGTCAAATTAGCTTCGAAAGGAAAGAAATGACTTTTAAGATACTGTATGCCAGCTGACGAGTGGTAGCTAGCAGATTGTCACGGGCTAATGTGATGCTCAGGGTAGGTACTGTTTGGCGTAGGGACACATTCTTCATGCATCTATTACTGTAGTTAGGCTTAGTCTACCTGTATTCTATAGCTTTAGTGGTGTGTTGTATAGATTCCATAATCCGGACATGAGCGAGTGCTCAGCTGGTTCTCAACACTGTGTGCACCCATATGTGCGCTGAAATCAACAGCCACCTcgttcccctcagcagcctccactggttcccAAAGTTTTTTTCACTCgggcccccttccagcattggggaacatccattcattgggaaggcagatcAAGTGTTTATTTTCAAAAGCAAATCACTTTTGCatgagaaaacacaaaatactactCATTACGTCACGTTTGTGTTGAGCAGACTGTGGGCTTTGAACAGTGCACCTTGTTCATGCCAGGGAGCAGCCCGGTTCCAAAATGAACGCAATCAACTTTCAACCGGTGCAAAACGCCTACACGGTTCAGATGAATCAAATCCCCTCATTGAGACAGGTGGATGACCACCCCAAAGTGCTGCATGCCATGATGACACGGTTGTTTTGAtcaatgagagagagaacatttgaaTTAGACAAGATGGCTGCGTATACATTGTTGGATCACTTGgcacaaaacatgtattttaataTCGGAGCATTTTATAAATTCAAACCACTTGCAGCTGGACATGGGAATTTTAGAAGATACATGTTTGGCCCAAAAAAGGTTGGTCGAAAATGCTCTGTGCTTCTCCAAACAGTACCTATCCTGTAACCGCTACTGGAGCGTCACATTAGCCCGTTACAATCTGCTAGCTAGAGGGAGACTATGCCCGAAGTCTACTCGCAACAGCTGGGATGTATTCATTACGGAAACAGTTTACCGTGTAAGAACCAAACGGGAgaaaaacaagagtttctattggaaaaATTCAGgcaggtccctccccgtttcgttccgtttaagaaacgttatCCAACAGAATCTGCGTAATGAATACGCCCCTGATAATTACGACTGAAAACATCCTCGCAAACAAAAACAATGTGCAAGCTAACACAATCAAAACGTATACTAAAATAAGACGTTGAATTTAGAAATAAATGTACTTGACCTTTTATTCAACAGTGTATGGTATCTCGTGCTCTTCAGAGCTCCAATTCCAATGTCCTGGATCTTGAGCGAAGCCTGACCGATTCACAAAGCGACTATAGACCGAGGCATTACGAGGCCTACAGCCTAAAAACAAGCAGTTACACGAGTAAAGTTAATTTACTACAAACGATGAGCATGTCTAACAGGAAACCGGCAAGTGTTCGTTTAAAATGATTGCATACCTTGAAGAGAACGATTCTCTACCCAAGAGCAGCAATGCAATATCTATACATGCCACGCGCTCAGTGCTAGAAAAAGTAACCTGACCGAACAGAGCGGAAGCAACAAAATAAATTCGTTGATACAAGTCTGAGGATGATACATTGTAAATACACGCCTTTCTCTCAAATCAACACTTTGTCCGATTACTTTTAATGAAACATCAGTAGTTAATTTTCATTCGAATCTAGTCAAATCACATCGttctcaattgtttcaagttTTACTGAAAATAAAATAGCTTATTTTCAAATGGTTTGGGTGCTCAATAAATTGTGTGTAATATTCCATATGACAATACCAATTCATTAGGAATTAATTAGTACAGTCCCTTCATTTATTCATACATTTCCGTCTAACAACAAAAGTACTATTATCTCGGGGGCACAATACAAAACATGAGAATATGAATGATTGCTATTTATTCAAACTTAAaaagaaaaacaacaaagaaaatgGCCAGCATATAAATTAAGTAAATCACACAATTAAATACATATATTGAAACAAAGATGAAACTGAAGAAAAAcgtaaaaacacattttttttttttacagtactgCATTGTTCCTCTGTATCAACAGAAATCAAAACATCACAATTTCACAAATGGTGATTAGGTTACTGCATCTATCAGGTGATGCAATAATGCATACAATATTATCACCAGACATAATTCATTGTCATAGTTCCTAATAATAGATGTAagggtatagtgtgtatataatgACGTAGAGTGAGCAAGGAGCTCATAAAATAGAGATTTAGCTATGTCTCCAATTTGGGACACATTGTTAAATTGCAGCAGTGAAGGTTAATGTGTAAACCACAGTGCTCTTCATCAAGAACATACCTGAATTAAGTATGGGTAACGTGAAAAAATAATTATAGCAACCTTTAGCATTTAAAGAAACCTCGGTCATTTAAACCAATTACATAAATAAGCATGTTTCAATATCACCAGTGAAATCAGTGTAAACAAAAATACAAAGATAATTTCTCTCAAGAATATCACTGGCCTGAAAATGGATAGGCTAACCAGTTCATATTTGTAACTGGTCAACCTTTGGATAGAGAAAAGAGACACTTTTTCCTGTTGGTTGGTACGTCTACTTTGTCTTAGCAATAAACAAGAATGtcatgagaagaggagagatgctgATGTCTTTCTCTGTATCTGTTTCTCTCCCATTTCTCTGGGTCATTTCCCCACTGGCTGGTGGTTGTCTCATTGTTGTCTCTGCTGTTATCAGTCCTTAGAGAGTGTCTCTCTTCCTTTAGCTGAAGCACACAGGCCCAACAGTGAATCCAAACTCCTGTGTGAGGTCACTGCTGCCAAACACTGCCAGATCTCTCAGGGGAAGCAGATCCAAGTCCTCACTCTCAAACTGGAACACCGCCTCACGACGGCCTCCGGAATGCAGCTCCTCAGAGGGCTGCCAAGAGAAACACAAAGTACATTAAGTATTGAAGTGACTCTCTTCACCATCTCTCAACAGCCTTCcctcctcaccaccaccaccaccacaatctAATACAGTACATGGTAATCATTATAGGGTAGTCTAAAAACATACCACGCAATCTTGTAATGTCCCCAGGTaactctgtctttgtgtgtctgccaGGAACTTCACCTCTCTTTCGCCTGGTCCCTGTATGTTCCCAGGCTGGCAGGAGTATGTGATGTTCTGACTGGTGAGCCTGCTGTTCAACCTCAGGAATCTCATCTGCACCACGTCGGGTCCTAGATACTCAAACTGGGAGAGGGCATGGAAGGAAGGAAATCAAACCAGAAACACAAAAGCATTTCATTGTACTGTGTACACCACATGTATCCTttgcatatgacaaataaactttgatttgattcgatttgagaATCATGATTGGATTTGAGACTTACCTGAAAGCCTTTTTCCTTTGAACTCAACCAATGAAATGAGTTATTTGTCCCAGAATCCTTCAGCCATGCTTTTACTGGCACCTGAGGTTTGAATGTATTTCATATGTTATTACATACATTTAGCATATGTTATTACCATATTATATAAGATCTATGGTTCAGTGGGTCCCAGAGCCAGAAGTGTGTGTGCAAGTACCTGAGGCTGGAGCGGAGACAGACAGGTCTTTGGTGCTGCAGTGAAGTCACAGTACACCAGAAGGGCATCAGCTGGGCTGCCCTGGTTAGGATCAATGTAATACATCCCTGGAACATGTAACAACCTTTACATCAGAAACTGAGCAGGGTTCCATCTCTCTGCTGCTGTACAACCGCTCCCACACAAATCCAATAAGCATATTGTGCATTTAAGATGCTTTAAAATATCTGATACCAATATTGTGGTATTAGAATATAACAGAGAAGTCTTCACATTGTGGAAAAAGCCCATACCATTAGTGAAGTTGGGCTGGGAGAGCCAGAGCTCCAAGCAGGTGGTAGCTGGGTGTTCTTTAGTGCCGTCTGGTGGATCTATGAGCAAGTGCAGTTCTTGGTGCAATAAATCCAGCAGAGTCTGGATCAGGAGGTAGTTGGGCTTGTCTGACAGGTACATGATGTCCTGATCAGGCAGGGGGTGAAACAAGGAGATGTTGTAATATAAATAGTTATGGCTAAATTTGCTGAAATGGCTTTAGTTTCAAAATGGAAGTATTTGGATGTGCTTGGATAGATTACCAACGACTTGCCTTGAGTTGTGCCAGAGAAAGATTCAGAGAGGTTCCAGGGGGGCCAGGAGGTCCAGGGAGGCCCTGACATAAATAAGGAAAAACAAACACAATATCTACGTTAATCTCATTGCCCTGGGTTGCCAGATTGGGTCAGGAATTATTTTGATTTCATTAAACAGATGTAAAGTGTCTGCTACTGTAATGTTTTGTGATGTGAGTAGGGTCATACTCACAGGCAGGCCTCTCACTCCAACAGGACCTGCTGTTCCAGCAAATCCTTTTAGACCCTGACAATTAGGCAAATTTAGTTAGTGCCCTCAGTAAATCCCCCAATCTCCAAATAATTCATTGACAAGACACAAAGGTATGCATAAAAAACAGAACAAATGTGTGTATTTATATTTAGAGAACTGTTATACACATACCTTTTCTCCAAACAAACCCTATAGAAAGAGAAAATTCATCACATTAGCATTTACTTTTTTTCCTGTATAAGTATGTTTACTATATTTTCATAAATACAAGGGTAATAACAGTACCATATTTCTGAAAAAGGACAACTTACAGGCAGTCCAGGTAGACCTGGGGTCCCCCATTCCCCATGAGGACCAATGTCTCCCTACAAAGACAGAACACATAAATCACTGTCAGTACAACTCAATAGCAATGCCACGATTAATGATGAATACTTAACAGAACACTGAGTCGGAACACACTAGACGGACAGATACTAGAAGGTGCATCTTACTTGTTCTCCTTTTAGGCCAGCCCTCCCTGTCTGACCCAAAGGGCCTTGTGTCCCCTGAAACAGACACTCAACTGACTCAATAGATCATGGAACTGGGTCCATTATTACATACAGGAAATGTATAGGGATATGAACATGGGAATGATGGAGGCAAAATGCATCCATAGTAAATCTACATTAAGATTTTTAGTACATCTGACTCGAGTGTAATATGCTTCTTGGGATAAATGAGCTCAAAAGTACCTTCAACCCCTGACCTCCAGGAGGACCTGTTAATCCcatcttccccttctctccctgtaaGTTTAGGGGAAATATATTAGTGTCACATAAAATGAGCTCAAAGTGCTGTACTTCTTCAATCATATCATAATCCTGTTGAGGCTTCAGTCAAGGTCTTACCTCTATACCTGGTCCACCCATTAGACCCTTCTCCCCTTGTAAGCCAGGTGTCCCCTTTGAGAGAAACAAGGGACGTTATTTGCTGAGTTTTGGTGACCCAGTGATTGAGTTATACAGCTAATCCTCCTGGCATTGAAAAGTGCACACAGCCTTTCCAAAACAGATCAAATAACTTACGTAAGGCCCTTGTCTTCCTGGAGGCCCGGTTGAACCAAAATCTCCCCTCTTTCCCTGTAGGCCAAAGAAAGGTCAAATCCTGATTAAAATCTGATGCCCCATTGACCTTACACAAACTTTCACCACTGCAAAATATTATCAAGGTGAAGAaacattatactgtatgttatggCGAATGCAAAATCGGGCCAGAGTTTCTCACGGTCAATAGTGATTACTgaccttttctcctctctctccacctaagCCTTTGCTTCCAGTTTTTCCTCTATTCCCCTTACATGGAAACAAAAACAGCTTTTAGAATCAAATGAAGAATCAAGATCCATATTAGTTGGAACGATACATTTTTAACATATGAAAAAGAGACTGAATAAGCAATGGTGTAATTCTCACCCTCCTTCCAATGTGTCCAGTCTTTCCTGGATATCCATTTCGACCATCATACCCCTGACAAAAAGAAAGACCTACAATCACATACTACACTAAGTGGACATTATGATATGGCCTTTGATACAGGTAGGATGTCAGAATGGGACAGAGTGCTAAATACTATATATGTAGATGTAAAGACAGGTGAAAGGTGAAGCTTAACCTGACCTTTTGACCTTTCTGGCCTAGTCTCCCCTCAGGGCCTGTTTGACCTTTTGGTCCCTGAAGAGCAAAAAGGTAATGTTGACTTATCCTAAAACATGGAATATGGAATATGTGTGTTTCATTTGTATATATTAGGTCTAAAACGTTTTTGTAGCACTTACCAAAGGTCCTGGTGGGCCAACAGTTCCCTGAGGCCCCACCTCACCAGGCAAACCCTAAGAGTAGggatgagtaaaaaaaaacatcaaccaaAATGTTAACTTATGTCATGTTGCCAAAGACATATCAACACCACAGTTCACATGTGTCTGTGTTCCTACCTTCAATCCAGGAGATGCTTGGGGCCCCCTGTCGCCTGGAAGACCCTCTGGACCCTGGACCCGACAGAGACATTCAGACCGTCATCTTAATGAACAATTTAGATGTTCTCTAGAAAGAAAGATATCAATCAGCCTCACCTGATCTCCTGGTTCTCCTTTATCTCCAGGCTCATCTTTGGGCCCCTTAAGTCCGGGGAAACCCTTTGgaccaatctctccctgtctccccatgCCTCCCCGCACTCCCTACAATAAACCAACAAAATTGAATTATGACAGAAATTGACCATGCAATTGCTGTGCATATGGTTTGAATTACAATCTTATCAAAATAAATTGGCAGATGATTTGGATACTAGGTACCTTTGGTCCATGTTTCCCCATGTCACCATTCACTCCACTGATGCCTGACATCCCCTGTCATTAGAAGACAACAGCTCAATAAAACCAATCAAGCCTACAGTTACATTACTCTCTATAATTCATTcatgaaaatgaacaacaatttTGCTGGCAATACATACCTTAAGGCCTGAGTTTCCAGGGTTCCCAGCCATACCATAAGGGCCTTTGTCCCCCTAGAGAAATTACAACTCCATGTTACGGTACAGCTATATCATTGTCCCAATCGTGATTAGAGAATTTCAACATCATACTGTACCTTCTGCCCTTGTGGTCCATCAGCCCCAGCTAATCCAAAAGGTCCTGGAACACCCTGGAACAATAACAGGTTGTGAGGCAGAGTATTCGACAATGCCATTAGAGACATTGCCATTACTGAGTAATAACAGATGTTCGAACTATCAATACACTCCAGTCTACTTCAAACCTACTTCCAGTCCAGACAAGCCTGATGGTCCAGCTTCCCCCATCAACCCCACCTGGCCCTGATGAACAGAAACAGAACACTGTTGAAGCGCCAAATCTAcatgtcacacacacatcacctctATTAAACCATCAAACATTAGTATAGAATACACCTTATCAGTCACTCACTCGTAGTCCTACGTAGCCCTTCTCTCCCTTCACTCCTCTTTTCCCTTTGTCCCCAAGAGCTCCTGAGGGCCCCTCCAACCAAGAAAATCCACGAGGTCCTATGTCCCCCTGGAGAGGAAAAACAACAATATGGAAAGTATCAGATTGGGATTTGTATGGCAGAGGAGCAAGAAAACATTTTTCAAAGACTTCTGAAAATCTTAACAGGCATTGTATCATACATATAGAGCCACACATAAAGCATATATTAAGTAGGCCTTCTTTATCCTGTTAATTCCATTACCTTTTGTCCTTTAGGACCAGGATATCCTCTGTTGCCGaaacctcccatctctccctgcaACAGACAATCACAGAAAACCATGAAACCACATCCCAAGCTGACAATGATGGCAGCATGTGTCTGTAGATGAGCTTGGTAGAAATTGTAATACACCTGACCTCTTTGCCCCTTGGCCCAGGCTCACCCTGCATCCCCTGGGAGCCCTGTGGCCCTGGCTCTCCCTGTAGTCCATTCGGCCCTGCCTTTCCAAAGGGACCTGGAGCTCCCTGTCTCACAGCAACATAGATGGGGTCAGAAAGGTGGGGATAGAGTAGTGAGCGATCTAATTAACACATTTGAACTGAACTACTGAAAAAGGGAGGAAATCCTATTGTGATGATGTCACTGACCGGTTCACCCTTCCTGCCAGATGGCCCCTCCTCACCAACTGTTCCTGGGGGACCCTGGGAGGCAGGAGAATACAGTACAGGGTCATCAATGTCAGCCATGATAGCACTATTGCAAAGGTATTGTATGATATACCACACTTTACACCATGAAAAAAGAAATAGCAAAAAACACAACATCAGTCCTAATGGAGGTGGATGGGTATACGACTGTCTAAGAACAGACACACACCTGCTGTCCATCCAGTCCAGATGGCCCACTGTCCCCAACAGGCCCTGCTGCTCCCTAAACAGAcacaacagtacagtacatcactcAATGCATTACTGACTGTCATGATTCATGCTTTATTCCTTTCAATCTATCATTGGAAAATAGAAAAAGACAAGAGCTAGGGCTGACATTGAACTCACCTGCACTCCATTTTCTCCAACCTGCCCCATTACTCCATCTATCCCAGGAGTGCCCTGGATACAGTAGATAAAATACATTATCAGACTCAAGAGTGACTATACATGTATTGATAATACATGTTAATATCTGTAATATTCATTAAAATATTTAATCAACAGAatatataataatacaaaaataatataatatactaataTAATACCAATATACAGATAGGCCTCTgatgacattttttttattggaATTAAACAATGAGAAAGATGAAAAGTACCCACTCACTGGAAACCCGGTGGGTCCGGCTAGCAACTGAGGCCCCAGAGGCCCCTGGCTTCCTGGGGGGCCTGGCTTTCCTGTCTTGCCCTCTGGCCCTGGTAGGCCTGGAGGACCCTAAAACCAGGTACATAGCGGTTAAagctttgggccagtaaacaAAATGTCACTGATTCAAATAccagtgcccttgagcaaggcacttaaccttcaTTTGCTCCAGGGCTGCCCCTGTAAAAAACACATTGCATTGCACCTATCCGATGTATGTaacaataaaaacatatttttttattatctTCTGATTCAACCAGAAGACAAATATGGACCATAGTACATTCACATCAGCCAACCATGGACCTCATAACTTAATCTGTCTCTAGAAAACAAAATGACCAAATCATCAAAGTGCCATCTAACCAAACAAGAGGACAAGGACATTATTTAAAAGTGCTACTCACTGGGGACCCCTGTATGCCATTGAGTC is a window of Oncorhynchus kisutch isolate 150728-3 linkage group LG3, Okis_V2, whole genome shotgun sequence DNA encoding:
- the LOC116367813 gene encoding collagen alpha-1(II) chain, translating into MYLSDKPNYLLIQTLLDLLHQELHLLIDPPDGTKEHPATTCLELWLSQPNFTNGMYYIDPNQGSPADALLVYCDFTAAPKTCLSPLQPQVPVKAWLKDSGTNNSFHWLSSKEKGFQFEYLGPDVVQMRFLRLNSRLTSQNITYSCQPGNIQGPGEREVKFLADTQRQSYLGTLQDCVPSEELHSGGRREAVFQFESEDLDLLPLRDLAVFGSSDLTQEFGFTVGPVCFS
- the LOC109873372 gene encoding collagen alpha-1(I) chain-like, which produces MYGYPGAVGLTGRPGHFGERGEPGVRGPAGIPGKSGPPGLKGSHGERGLAGPQGRQGDNGLNGIQGSPGPPGLPGPEGKTGKPGPPGSQGPLGPQLLAGPTGFPGTPGIDGVMGQVGENGVQGAAGPVGDSGPSGLDGQQGPPGTVGEEGPSGRKGEPGAPGPFGKAGPNGLQGEPGPQGSQGMQGEPGPRGKEGEMGGFGNRGYPGPKGQKGDIGPRGFSWLEGPSGALGDKGKRGVKGEKGYVGLRGQVGLMGEAGPSGLSGLEGVPGPFGLAGADGPQGQKGDKGPYGMAGNPGNSGLKGMSGISGVNGDMGKHGPKGVRGGMGRQGEIGPKGFPGLKGPKDEPGDKGEPGDQGPEGLPGDRGPQASPGLKGLPGEVGPQGTVGPPGPLGPKGQTGPEGRLGQKGQKGYDGRNGYPGKTGHIGRRGNRGKTGSKGLGGERGEKGKRGDFGSTGPPGRQGPYGTPGLQGEKGLMGGPGIEGEKGKMGLTGPPGGQGLKGTQGPLGQTGRAGLKGEQGDIGPHGEWGTPGLPGLPGLFGEKGLKGFAGTAGPVGVRGLPGLPGPPGPPGTSLNLSLAQLKASRW